In Candidatus Defluviilinea proxima, a single genomic region encodes these proteins:
- a CDS encoding ABC transporter permease, translating to MSFAQALLEAIESLNGNKMRSGLTVLGIVIGVAAVIAMLAVGNGAQASITGSISSIGTNLLFVFKGSADGPGGPGGGNRSGNNDRPLTLADAEAIADPFAAPSVAVVAPVIQGNGTLSFGGEKSTTRITGVTPDYSSVRNLELAEGDFVNQEHMLGRMSVVVLGPDAADALFGHHDGVVGETIRIEGQPFRVIGILVGKGGGSFGSEDGDAYIPFTTAQARLIKRASRDEIDVLYVQATTAEAVPSASEEIANILRQRHRTPIGADDFTVFTQQDFLKTFETITGVLTIFLGGIAGISLLVGGIGIMNIMLVSVTERTREIGLRKALGARKKDILLQFLTESSLLSFIGGIIGIMFGWLIAFAVGQVAKATGNNFVPIVGTDAILLSTSFSAIIGLFFGIYPASRAANLEPVEALRYE from the coding sequence ATGAGTTTTGCACAGGCCCTTCTCGAAGCCATTGAAAGTTTGAATGGCAATAAAATGCGTTCAGGCCTCACAGTGCTTGGCATTGTGATCGGCGTTGCCGCTGTGATCGCCATGTTAGCAGTGGGTAATGGCGCTCAGGCGTCCATAACGGGTTCCATTAGCAGTATCGGCACGAACCTGTTGTTCGTGTTCAAAGGTAGTGCAGATGGCCCAGGTGGACCAGGCGGCGGTAACAGAAGCGGTAACAATGATCGTCCTCTCACTCTTGCAGATGCAGAAGCGATCGCTGATCCATTTGCTGCGCCTTCTGTGGCAGTTGTTGCCCCTGTGATCCAGGGAAATGGGACGCTTTCATTCGGCGGCGAAAAATCTACAACAAGAATTACCGGCGTGACGCCGGATTATTCTTCCGTGCGTAACCTCGAACTTGCCGAAGGTGATTTTGTCAACCAAGAGCACATGCTTGGACGGATGTCCGTTGTGGTGCTCGGACCAGATGCGGCAGATGCACTCTTTGGTCACCATGATGGAGTTGTTGGCGAAACGATCCGTATAGAAGGGCAACCTTTTCGTGTGATCGGCATTTTGGTGGGGAAAGGTGGAGGCTCGTTTGGTAGTGAAGATGGTGATGCCTACATTCCCTTCACTACTGCGCAGGCACGTCTTATAAAGCGTGCCTCGAGAGATGAAATCGATGTGCTCTATGTACAAGCCACTACTGCGGAAGCGGTACCGAGCGCATCAGAAGAGATCGCAAATATTTTGCGTCAGCGTCATCGTACGCCTATTGGTGCTGATGACTTTACTGTTTTCACGCAACAGGATTTCCTCAAAACATTTGAAACGATCACAGGTGTGTTGACCATCTTCCTTGGCGGTATTGCAGGCATTTCACTGTTGGTGGGTGGTATTGGTATCATGAACATCATGCTTGTGTCCGTTACAGAACGTACTCGCGAGATTGGTCTACGCAAGGCATTGGGCGCTCGCAAGAAAGATATTTTGCTTCAATTCCTTACTGAGTCGTCGTTGCTTAGTTTTATAGGAGGCATTATTGGCATCATGTTTGGCTGGCTCATTGCTTTTGCAGTGGGGCAGGTTGCCAAAGCAACGGGTAATAATTTTGTACCCATCGTAGGAACAGATGCTATTCTGCTTTCAACGAGTTTCTCAGCGATCATCGGCCTGTTCTTTGGGATTTACCCAGCCAGCCGAGCCGCAAACCTCGAGCCAGTAGAAGCTCTCAGATACGAGTAA
- a CDS encoding carboxypeptidase M32 yields MSEKLNQLKELLGEVSDIGKAAAVLEWDQQVNMPPGGNEARGQQIATLSKIAQEKFITDEIGRLLEDLNAEYAGSDSDDAIMVRVAARDFDKAKRVPPSFIAEQAVVSSKAFEAWVEARSKSDFSIFLPHLEKVVELVRRYVSFFPPADHPYDTLLDNYEPGMKTADVKAIFNGLRPKQVELIKAIASAKQVKDDFLYKKYNEKKMMDFGVDVVTKFGYDWSRGRQDKAAHPFETTFDVDDVRITTRFENDNPTATLFSTMHEAGHAMYEQGVNHAYSRTSLASGTSLAVHESQSRMWENLVGRSLPFWEHFFPAFKKTFPAQLDGVSLKAFYKAINKVQPSLIRVNADEATYNLHVMLRLELEIAMVEGSVAIKDLPALWNTKMQEYLGVTPPNDAKGVLQDIHWSGGSIGYFSTYALGNLVSAQLWEKINKDIRDLDDQIRKGNFSELLGWLRKNIHQHGRKYEPQALVQSVTGSKITFEPYVRYLTKKYSEIYGL; encoded by the coding sequence ATGAGTGAAAAATTAAATCAATTAAAGGAACTTCTGGGGGAAGTTAGCGATATTGGCAAGGCCGCCGCTGTATTGGAGTGGGATCAACAAGTGAACATGCCACCCGGTGGCAACGAAGCCCGCGGACAGCAGATCGCTACATTGAGCAAGATCGCACAAGAAAAATTTATCACCGACGAGATCGGCCGCTTGCTGGAAGACCTCAATGCGGAATACGCCGGCTCTGATTCGGACGATGCCATCATGGTCCGTGTGGCGGCTCGTGACTTCGACAAGGCAAAACGCGTTCCTCCCTCTTTTATTGCGGAGCAGGCTGTTGTCTCGTCGAAAGCGTTCGAAGCATGGGTGGAAGCCAGAAGCAAATCAGATTTCTCCATCTTTTTGCCGCACCTTGAAAAAGTTGTAGAGCTTGTCAGACGCTACGTCTCGTTTTTCCCTCCTGCCGACCATCCTTACGACACTCTGCTTGATAACTACGAACCTGGCATGAAGACAGCTGACGTCAAGGCGATCTTCAATGGCTTGCGCCCCAAACAGGTGGAGTTGATCAAGGCCATTGCCTCTGCCAAGCAAGTGAAGGACGACTTCCTTTATAAGAAGTATAACGAAAAGAAGATGATGGATTTCGGTGTGGATGTTGTGACCAAATTCGGTTACGACTGGAGCCGAGGCCGTCAGGATAAAGCCGCGCATCCTTTTGAAACCACTTTTGATGTGGATGACGTCCGTATCACGACTCGTTTTGAAAACGATAATCCCACTGCTACGTTGTTCAGCACCATGCACGAGGCCGGACATGCCATGTACGAACAGGGTGTTAACCATGCATATTCCCGCACTTCGCTCGCAAGTGGAACATCACTGGCTGTGCACGAATCGCAATCTCGCATGTGGGAAAATCTTGTAGGGCGTTCACTGCCTTTCTGGGAGCATTTCTTCCCCGCCTTCAAGAAAACATTCCCTGCGCAATTGGATGGTGTCAGCCTCAAGGCTTTCTACAAGGCCATCAACAAGGTTCAGCCCTCGCTCATCCGTGTTAATGCCGATGAAGCTACTTACAATCTTCACGTCATGTTGCGCCTTGAACTTGAGATCGCAATGGTTGAGGGCAGTGTTGCCATCAAAGACCTACCCGCACTCTGGAACACCAAGATGCAGGAATACCTCGGCGTCACGCCTCCCAACGATGCAAAGGGTGTCTTGCAGGATATTCACTGGTCGGGCGGTTCCATCGGTTACTTCTCTACTTATGCGCTCGGCAACCTCGTTTCCGCGCAACTTTGGGAGAAGATCAACAAAGATATCCGCGACCTCGATGACCAGATCCGTAAGGGTAACTTCAGCGAATTGCTTGGCTGGCTTCGCAAGAACATTCACCAACATGGCCGTAAATATGAGCCGCAGGCACTCGTTCAAAGTGTGACCGGTTCAAAGATCACCTTCGAACCTTACGTCCGTTACCTGACGAAGAAATACAGCGAGATCTACGGACTATAA